A window of the Cannabis sativa cultivar Pink pepper isolate KNU-18-1 chromosome X, ASM2916894v1, whole genome shotgun sequence genome harbors these coding sequences:
- the LOC115709300 gene encoding vacuolar iron transporter homolog 1, with protein sequence MASNQSKFSGGDLEQQTPQLDLETKDFDYSKRSQWLRAAVLGANDGLVSTASLMMGIGAVKQDIKVMILTGFAGLVAGACSMAIGEFVSVYSQLDIELAQIKREKMKKENSAVVVATTALDDDEKDDLPNPLQAAAASALAFSVGAIVPLLAASFIKDYRVRLWAVVAAVSLALAVFGWLGAVLGKAPTVKSAARVLVGGWLAMAITFGLTKLIGSSGL encoded by the coding sequence ATGGCCTCCAACCAATCAAAATTTAGTGGTGGTGATCTTGAGCAACAAACACCCCAACTAGATCTCGAAACCAAAGATTTCGACTACTCCAAACGCTCTCAATGGCTGCGAGCCGCCGTTCTGGGTGCGAACGACGGCCTAGTCTCAACCGCATCACTAATGATGGGAATTGGAGCAGTCAAACAAGACATTAAAGTCATGATTCTCACGGGCTTCGCGGGCCTAGTAGCCGGAGCCTGCAGCATGGCTATTGGTGAGTTCGTCTCTGTTTATTCGCAGCTCGATATTGAGCTTGCTCAAATCAAAAGAGAGAAAATGAAGAAAGAGAACAGTGCAGTTGTTGTTGCAACAACTGCACTGGATGATGATGAGAAAGATGATTTGCCAAATCCGTTGCAAGCAGCGGCAGCTTCAGCTCTCGCGTTCTCAGTGGGAGCTATAGTGCCGCTGCTTGCAGCATCCTTTATAAAGGATTATAGAGTAAGACTGTGGGCCGTGGTGGCGGCAGTTAGCTTGGCTTTGGCGGTTTTCGGTTGGTTGGGAGCCGTTTTAGGAAAGGCTCCGACAGTTAAGTCGGCAGCTAGGGTTTTGGTCGGAGGTTGGCTGGCCATGGCTATCACTTTTGGGTTAACCAAGTTGATTGGTTCGAGTGGGCTATAG
- the LOC133032175 gene encoding putative uncharacterized mitochondrial protein AtMg00280, whose amino-acid sequence SQPFMRWRDRFLFCAEAIYKSQSETGEIKGHYLNATAGTCEEMMKRAVFARELGVPIVMHDYFFLKLLKLLDSKNFI is encoded by the coding sequence TCCCAACCATTTATGCGTTGGAGAGACCGTTTCTTATTTTGTGCAGAAGCAATTTATAAATCACAGTCTGAAACAGGGGAAATCAAAGGACATTACTTGAATGCTACTGCAGGTACATGTGAAGAAATGATGAAAAGGGCTGTATTTGCCAGAGAATTGGGAGTTCCTATCGTAATGCATGATTACTTTTTTCttaaactattgaaattgttggatTCAAAgaattttatctaa